One genomic segment of Candidatus Binatia bacterium includes these proteins:
- a CDS encoding GAF domain-containing sensor histidine kinase, producing MVLDQTELIDGLLDLAQNLGSDAALDVRLTSLCRSAVRLAGCDRSSIYLLVGEYYEEKCHFENPSGAARGLAPQRVHIQDPLISRAVQNRSCVTVEDTERCVLTNQQAEAHAPFVVVAPVLSDAPAALGFVTAEYHQRPHAFDDTVSRLILGMATLAATAVAAERRGRQRIEAHEQEAQVDAALAKVGRELIASLNTPALLERLCQVTTEVLGCDYSCTLLWQPRDDTYVPTACHGATAEEWEAIQLVKFSHNDMADFIDRVRREEVVQVSEPPLESVPVVRLGVEYGISASLHVALRRGDEMIGFHAAGYRGRPKPFTPQQERIARGIGQLASLALETARLVEELERANRVRSEFVATMSHELRTPLNIILGYNDLLLEHAFGALTLEQADTLRRADKSARELLDLINTTLDLSRLEAGRMSLDLRETQLGDLIHEIDVETRRLQEKPGFTFVLHAPASLPPLRTDPLKLKVVLKNLIVNALKFTDQGSVMVDVFARDGGMEVCVADTGIGMTPETQLIIFEPFRQADGFKTRRQGGVGLGLYIVRRLLEMLGGTISVDSGLGRGSLFRVWIPNLAESGDEPRVTRPGDV from the coding sequence TTGGTACTTGATCAAACCGAGCTTATCGATGGGCTTCTGGATCTCGCCCAAAACCTCGGCTCGGATGCAGCCCTCGACGTACGCTTGACGAGCCTGTGTCGTTCGGCAGTGCGGCTGGCCGGGTGTGACCGGAGCAGCATCTACCTTCTGGTTGGCGAATATTACGAGGAGAAGTGCCATTTCGAGAATCCGTCTGGCGCCGCCAGGGGTTTGGCGCCGCAGCGGGTCCATATCCAGGATCCGCTCATCTCCCGCGCGGTCCAGAACCGCAGCTGCGTGACCGTCGAGGACACGGAGCGTTGCGTCCTGACAAACCAGCAGGCAGAAGCGCATGCCCCATTTGTCGTGGTTGCTCCCGTGCTCAGTGACGCGCCAGCGGCGCTCGGCTTTGTGACAGCCGAGTATCACCAGCGCCCACACGCATTCGATGACACCGTGTCGCGACTCATCCTCGGCATGGCGACATTGGCAGCGACTGCGGTCGCAGCGGAGCGCCGGGGCCGGCAACGCATCGAGGCACACGAGCAAGAGGCCCAGGTTGATGCGGCGCTGGCGAAAGTGGGCCGGGAGTTGATCGCCTCACTCAACACGCCGGCGCTCCTCGAGCGCCTGTGCCAGGTGACGACGGAAGTGTTGGGCTGCGACTATAGCTGTACGCTGCTCTGGCAGCCGCGGGACGACACTTACGTGCCCACGGCCTGCCATGGCGCGACGGCTGAAGAGTGGGAGGCAATCCAGCTGGTGAAGTTTTCCCACAACGATATGGCCGACTTTATCGACCGCGTCAGACGGGAGGAAGTGGTCCAGGTGAGCGAGCCGCCGCTTGAGTCGGTCCCAGTGGTGCGCCTGGGCGTTGAGTATGGCATCTCGGCCAGCCTCCACGTCGCACTCCGGCGCGGGGATGAGATGATCGGCTTCCATGCCGCGGGGTATCGCGGGCGGCCGAAACCCTTCACGCCGCAGCAAGAGCGCATCGCGCGCGGCATCGGGCAGCTGGCCTCACTGGCCTTGGAAACCGCCCGTCTCGTGGAGGAGCTGGAACGGGCCAACCGGGTGAGGTCGGAATTCGTCGCCACCATGTCGCACGAGCTGCGCACGCCGCTCAATATCATCTTAGGCTACAATGATTTGCTGCTCGAGCATGCCTTCGGTGCATTGACGCTGGAACAGGCCGATACACTGCGACGGGCGGACAAGAGCGCACGGGAACTGCTCGATTTGATCAACACCACCCTCGACCTCAGCCGACTGGAAGCCGGACGGATGTCGCTCGATCTGCGCGAGACACAATTGGGGGATCTGATCCACGAAATCGACGTCGAAACCCGGCGGCTGCAAGAAAAGCCGGGGTTCACCTTCGTGCTGCACGCCCCCGCCTCGCTGCCGCCGCTGCGCACCGACCCGCTCAAGCTCAAGGTGGTGCTCAAGAACCTGATCGTGAATGCGCTGAAGTTTACCGATCAGGGCAGCGTCATGGTGGATGTCTTTGCGCGCGACGGCGGGATGGAAGTCTGCGTTGCGGACACCGGTATCGGCATGACGCCCGAAACGCAGCTGATTATCTTCGAGCCGTTTCGCCAGGCCGACGGGTTCAAGACCCGGCGGCAAGGCGGCGTCGGGCTCGGACTCTATATCGTGCGTCGCCTCCTGGAGATGCTGGGCGGCACGATCTCGGTGGACAGCGGGCTGGGGCGTGGCTCACTTTTTCGCGTGTGGATCCCGAACCTCGCGGAGTCGGGGGACGAGCCGAGAGTCACCCGCCCCGGCGATGTGTAG